The genomic window AAGTGGGGCCTCCGTTCGCTGTCCACCCCCTCCATGCTGTCGTCTGTGGACAGGAGGGGCAGCTCAGCTCCGGGGCACCGGGGAAACCCAGGCAGGCCCCGAGGGCTCACCCCCAAGACTCCACAACAAGCCTCAGTGACCCCCGCCCCCACGATCCCGGGACCAGGGGACTGCGGCCCTGGTGCCCACCCTGCagagggaaagtgaaaagttaaatcgttcagtcgtgtctgacttagcgacccgatggactgcagcctaccaggctcctctgtccatgggattttccaggcaagagtactggagtggggtgccaccgccttctccCCTAACAGGAGAGGGGGCCACCCAGTAAAATGCTGAACAGAATTCTATTGTCTCAAGAGGAGGGGTCGGTGGGAAGGGCACCCTCACCTTGGTCAGGTGGCGTAATGGTGATCATCTGGGCCGTGAACTCCTCATCAAAATACCTGGTGTCCGTCTCAGATGTGACCTGAGGCTTGAAGGGCGGGCTGAGCTGCAGGAGGTAGGGGTGGGTTACAGCCTTGCTCCGTGCTCCCTGGCACACCTGGACCCAGACACAGCTCCCCACCCAGGAGACAAGCCTGTGGCCAGGCCTTCCCCTGCCTGGGTACCCTGGGGGACCTCGCCCTTCAGGGACCCACCTGCAGGGCTGCCCACCTCACTCTCGGCCCTGGGCATCAGTGGCCAGGCAGCGTCAGGCTGCAGAGGACCCACCATGACAGAGGATTCGAGGGCAACTTTAAAGGGCCAGGCTCATGGGAGGAAGCAAAGACCCCCGTGTGCTCCACCCTGGACTGGGGTCAGGACTGCCTGGGAACTAGCAGCAACTAGCAGGCTGGGTCTTGCTTGGGTCAGGGTTGGCACCAGAGCCCTCAGAAGGCAGGGCCAGGAGGCAagcaggccctggggcaggatgCTGGCTGGAGAGGGGCAGAGTCAGGGAGCCCAGTCTCGGGGACAGAGGTCCAGCTGGCTGTGTGCAGCCTGCAAAGAAGGGGTGTGCTGGCAACAGGGTGGAAGCAGGCTTGAGGAGAGACAGCTAGCAAGCCTAGGGACCAGCTCCCTGGGTCTGTGAGCCACGTTGCCAGCACGGGCCAGGGCCTGGAGCTCGTGGGTCCCACAGAGGGCAAAAAGCAGAGAACCACGTGTGCAGGAAGCATGCTGCCTCAACCCTCGAAAGCCTCCtcatgtgtgtgggggtgtgagATGTGAGTCAGGTGTGAGCAGGTGCAGGTGAGCGGGTGTGCTGGCTGGGGCACGGCCCCACGCACCTTCTTCTCGTACACGTCCTGCCACACGATGCTGGCGAAGAATCGGTGCTGCATGATCTCCTTGGCGTCCTCAGAGCCCCCACCAAGCCTGGGGGGGAACGGTAGCCACGGTGACCGGTCATGCCTGGCGGGCCGGGGCCCGGGCTCAGGCTGAGGCCGGCCGCCAGGCAGCAAAGAACAAGAGCAGCCCCTTCCGCGGCAAAGCCCCACAGGTGCGGGCACCAGGTGGGCAGAACCGTGAGCCGGGCAGGCTCTTCCTGGCCGGGTATGAGGGGCCGCCCTGCCTGGGCCAGCCCAGGCCAAGTACATCACACACAGCCACCAGCAAAGCCTGCTGAGCAGTGCCTGGGGGTGTCGGGGGACAGGCAGCTGGAGGGCGGCTCGGGGCAGGGCTCACcgctgcttggggtccttcttgAGTAGCCCAGAGAGCAGGGACTTGGCCTCCGGGCTGAGTGTGCGGGGGAAGCGGATCTCCTCCATGAGAATGAGCTCAAAGAGCTTCTCGTGGTCCTGGTTGTAGAAGGGCAGGCGGCCGCACATCATCTCGTACATGACCACACCCAGCCCCCACCAGTCCACTGCCCGGCCGTAGTCGTTGTCCTCCAGCACCTGGGGGTGCAGGGCACGGGCTCAGAGAGCACAGGGGACATGAGgacctggggggggggggaggcggtGCGCACCTCGGGAGCCAGGTATTCGGGGGTCCCGCAGAAAGTCTTCATGGTGGCGCCATCCTTGATGCCCTCCTTGCACAGTCCGAAGTCGGTGATCTTGATGTGCCCGTCCTTGTCCAGCATGAGGTTCTCCAGCTGCAGGAGTTGGCCTCCAGCTCAGCCCGCCTCCCAGCCACCTGGCGCCCGGCGCCCCAGgcccgcctcccctcccccctcccctcctccctcgcgcgtccccagccctgccctgactCCCCTCCGggctcccgccccgccccgcttCTCCTCCTCAAGTCCCGGCCCCACCCCCGctcgcctccccccaccccagccccgcccccagctTCTTTCCCGGCCCCGCCCACCTTGAGGTCCCTGTACACCACGTTCTTCTCCGAGTGCAGGTAATCCAGGGCCGACACGATCTCGGCGCCGTAGAAGCGGGCCCGGTCCTCGGGAAACACCCGCTCCCGGGACAGGTGGAAGAAAAGCTGCGGGAGGAGAAGCCTGAGCTGGGCCAGCCACCCGGGCCAGGGCCGCGGGGCAGAGACCCTAACCCGGCGCGGAGTGGGGAGGGTGGCCCCCCGAACACCCGGGTCTCAGAGAGGGCCGCTCTGGGGTAGGGCCCTACCTCGCCCCCGTTAGCGTACTCCATGACGAAGCACAGGCGGTCGTGTGTCTGGAAGGAGTACTTCAGGGCCTGCGAGGGAAGCAGAGCTGGAACCTggccctgggctgggcaggggtCTGCCCTGTGGAGTGGGGGACCCCCGCTGTCCCAAAGGCCACGCCCGAGGACCAGCAGCTGCAGGTCCAGTGACCACGTGGAGACGTGATCACTGCTCTCACGCTTCAAGCCACAGGCAGCCTCACTTCAAAAGAAAGGCTTCTGATGGGATGTCCCGCTGGCTCCCGAAGATACAGACAAGAGACCCTCCCCCACGCCCTGCTCCATCCCCCATCCCCAGGGAGAGCCAGAGGGAGGCAAGCATCCTCAGGGAGAGCAAGTCTGGATCTCTGCAGGACTTGAGGTGGCCGGTACCCAGTGGAGGGCGTGACAAAGCCTGGCCTTCTCCTCACAATCCTCTGGCCAGACAAAGGGGAAGGCGCAAAATGAAGCGGAAGAGGCAAAGCCACGCTCATGCTAAGTCTGGGCGGACAAACACAGTGTCTGCTCTTAACGCCTCACGCTTCTCATGAGAATCTTAGGGACAAAAGCACCAGAAGCCTGACTGCTCCTCGGCTCTCTCCCAGCGTTAGACCAGGCGTCCCCTGGAGAGTAGACACCATGCTGAGCACAGTGGTCCTGGGGACAAGACTCCGGAGGCTGGCCTGGTCGCCTGACTGCTGACCTTCTGGAGCGTGGCCAGCCAGGCCTGGCGGCTAAATCCAGCCAACGCCTTGCTGCTCCCGAGGGCTCAGAGGGCTCAGGGCTCAGGGGTTTTCCATACATCCCTCCTGGGCCGAGTTCCCCCAGGACAGGGAGTGCCGTGAGCCTCCCAGGGGAAGCAGAGGGGTGGGCGTGGGGAGTGCAGCCTCCCGGGGTCTCAGCAGGACAGAGGGAGGCCGGGAGCCCCTGCTCACTCTGTGTACCCCCACGCCCCGCACCTGGCACCACCGTCCGCCCCTCCTGCAAGCCCGCCCACCATCGGCCAAGCTCTGAGCCTGCCGGGTTGGCAGGGAGGACAGGCTGGGGTCCCGGCGCTGTACATCCACGCCTCCACCCCAGGGGCATGGGGGGCACTCACCGTCAGGAACGGGTGCCGGGAGTTCTGGAGAACGCGGTTCTCTGTGAGCGTGTGGGCCACCTCGTCCTGGAAGACAGGCCCTGCTGAGCCGCCTGCCTGGCCCCAcccggccccccgcccccagccccagccccagcccctacCTTGGCCACGATGACCTCCTTCTTTAGGATCTTCATGGCGTAGTAGCGGCCTGTGGCCTTCTCCTTCACCAGGATCACCTTCCCGAAGGTGCCTTTGCCCAGCAGCTTCAGGTACTCAAACTCATTCATGGTCTGAGGGCAGCATGCAGGCGCCAGGATCAGGGGGCAGCACGGTGACTGCTGGCAGCCCAACAGCGGAGGGGGGCTGGGGTCTCTGCGGGCAGCCTCGGGGCCAAGCACAGTGAGGCCAGGGCAGCAGGCAGGAGAGATGGTCCTTGCGGGTCCAGGGCTCAAGGGAGATTGCAGGGCTGTGTGCCCTGACTGGGAACGCTGGGGTTTGGGGGACGAGATAACAGTACCCAGGCCTTCCTGCACCCAGCGTTTCTCCCCTGCTTCCAtgcaggggctgggaggtgggatgTGGGGGGGCCGTGACTGCAGGGTCCCGGGCAGGGCTGGGACTTACCACGCGGTGCTTGGGCTTGGCCAGCGACACCTCCATCTCCTCGGCCCCCGAGTTCTCGCCGGGTGAGCCCGACCGGAAGTCCatcgtctcctcctcctgcctcttgaGCCCGTCGGCCACCGTCTGGATGGCGGTGGTCCACTCCTCCCTGCAGGACGCTCAGGTGAGACCCGCGGCTCTGCCCAGGGCCCAGGACCTCCCCGGCCGCGGCGCCT from Bos taurus isolate L1 Dominette 01449 registration number 42190680 breed Hereford chromosome 21, ARS-UCD2.0, whole genome shotgun sequence includes these protein-coding regions:
- the AKT1 gene encoding RAC-alpha serine/threonine-protein kinase (The RefSeq protein has 7 substitutions compared to this genomic sequence), translating into MNDVAIVKEGWLHKRGEYIKTWRPRYFLLKNDGTFIGYKERPQDLEQRESPLNNFSVAQCQLMKTERPRPNTFIIRCLQWTTVIERTFHVETPEEREEWTTAIQTVADGLKRQEEETMDFRSGSPGENSGAEEMEVSLAKPKHRVTMNEFEYVKLLGKGTFGKVILVKEKATAAYYAMKILKKEVIVAKDEVAHTLTENRVLQNSRHPSLTALKYSFQTHDRLCFVMEYANGGELFFHLSRERVFSEDRARFYGAEIVSALDYLHSEKEVVYRDLKLENLMLDKDGHIKITDFGLCKEGIKDGATMKTFCGTPEYLAPEVLEDNDYGRAVDWWGLGVVMYEMMCGRLPFYNQDHEKLFELILMEEIRFPRTLSPEAKSLLSGLLKKDPKQRLGGGSEDAKEIMQHRFFASIVWQDVYEKKLSPPFKPQVTSETDTRYFDEEFTAQMITITPPDQDDSMEGVDSERRPHFPQFSYSASATA
- the AKT1 gene encoding RAC-alpha serine/threonine-protein kinase isoform X1; the protein is MNDVAIVKEGWLHKRGEYIKTWRPRYFLLKNDGTFIGYKERPQDLEQRESPLNNFSVAQCQLMKTERPRPNTFIIRCLQWTTVIERTFHVETPEEREEWTTAIQTVADGLKRQEEETMDFRSGSPGENSGAEEMEVSLAKPKHRVTMNEFEYLKLLGKGTFGKVILVKEKATGRYYAMKILKKEVIVAKDEVAHTLTENRVLQNSRHPFLTALKYSFQTHDRLCFVMEYANGGELFFHLSRERVFPEDRARFYGAEIVSALDYLHSEKNVVYRDLKLENLMLDKDGHIKITDFGLCKEGIKDGATMKTFCGTPEYLAPEVLEDNDYGRAVDWWGLGVVMYEMMCGRLPFYNQDHEKLFELILMEEIRFPRTLSPEAKSLLSGLLKKDPKQRLGGGSEDAKEIMQHRFFASIVWQDVYEKKLSPPFKPQVTSETDTRYFDEEFTAQMITITPPDQDDSMEGVDSERRPHFPQFSYSASGTA